The window TCTGGCGCTTTCCTGTCTCCCCAGCCTCCTAACTTGATGTACAATTTGCCTTAAAAGCAATTATGAGAAAAGCAATTTACATATTCAACAATGTTGATGAAGTGTTTGTCAAGCCTAATTGCTGTTGATCTACGGACTCCTGGAAGATGTTAGTTTGTGACTTCTGTGTCACCGATGAACTGCAGTAAGCATGAAATCAAACTTTGACTTCTAACTTTATCGAAATTGGTTTGCCGGCGCAGTTGATGCTTACCATCAGAATAACGAAGTGGCTTCATTATGTATGTCCAGTATTTCTTGTCCCTCTTATCATTCGGGTTCATTCGATAAACAACCATGGTCGGCATTGTTGTGAGTTTCGCTTGATATTCTTCCTCTGATATCTCAACCTGTAAGAATGTTGTTTTGTATGTGACAATTTCACACAAAATGCTCCTCGGTAGGATTGCTTTTGCATGGGTAAGACTGTAGGCAAGAAGGAAATCTGTGACAACTTAGCGACACTCTTATTCATTTATGTGTGCAATGATTGTTATAGTAGTTTGGTTTGTCGATATTGGGAGCCAAGTATAGAGGTGACGTATACAGTCATCTCCAAGAGGACACTAATATTGCTTGTAATCTATTGGTAAGATATCAACTATGCAGTTTTTTATAAACAAATATAAGTAATCTCACCAAAATAACAGTCTTCTTCAGGTTGATGATATCAGGGGTCTTATTCTTTGGTAGAAGATCTCTTGAACACGTGAAAGCACCTGTAGCAAGCAATACATTTCTCGCTAAATACGAATGACCACGACCAGTCAAGATTTCGTAGAGTCCACCGTCTCGGCTTGGCGGCGAAATGGAAACCACTGAATCATCGACAACGGCGCAGCCGTTCCTCTCAGCCAACGTAAGCTGGGCTTGAAGGAGCTTTCTAGGATTGATGTTACCCGAGTTTTTCTCAGAATGCAAGCCGACTTCTCCAGCCCTGAAGTGGATGTACGGGAACTTCTTCCCGGCTTCTACCGCACCAAAGTCCCTATATTTGAGTTTGATCTGCGGGTGTTCCGCTACTTTTCGGCTCTTATTCATTGATGCCTCGCCATCAGGTCCGATCTGGAGAAAGCCACATTCGTCGAAGAATGAGACACCTGCAATATGGTCAACTGTTTAGCAAAGTAGAATCGGGAAGTTGCCAGTAACGCAAATCGTATAAGATCAAACAAGATAAcatgtgctccagaactgctCACTCTGGGACAACCCCAGGACAGACTGGTCACATTGCCGAacggtgcatcaatggagacaaagctctgggaaACAAGTGAGGAACAAGAGGCGAGCAAGCCATGCCAACTGCTTTTAAGAAGGCATGTGACTTATTGCTTGAGATGTGCAGACATGTTCTCTGCAATTGCCGGTCCAATTTATCATGGGGCTATATATGAGACCACTACTCTAATACCTGATGCGTCTTCGATATCGCGATACCGTTCTATCGAGCGTTGGGTCATCAGTCCCCGAATGGCGTCTGGAGGCGCTTGTCTTGTTAGACGGCCTTCGTCATAGTGGGCAGCAAACAGATCCGTCGAAGATCGGTCCTGTAAAAATCAAAAGGACTGATTGGGTGCCTTGTGAGTGAATATTGCGAACTTAATTTTAGATCTAGAGCACCCAGTCCGGTCCCCATCCTGCTGCGGCATGAGGTGACCGTACACTCACCCGCATGTATATTGTCGTTGTGATTGTCCGCGATTGCGATGGTTACGACAGCACCGATGCAGGTGGTGCCAGCATATAACCTGGTATAAAGTCATTCAAAACAAGAAGACATTGTGAATGTCATATGGTTCCCACGTAGTTATATTCAATAACAACAAGACCAGCTTCGGTTGTCCTTGTAATCTGGGAGAAGTACAAGACAAGAGCATGTTTTTACAGTGTGTCCCACTATGTTTGTTAGGTATAGCATCTGGATGGCCTTGATTTACCAGTGGTGGTAgtgttgaggggggggggccgAGGGAAATTAAAAGTACTTGTCCATTGGCAACCAGGAATATACTTGTTTTGAACACAAGATTTCCATAAGGGCAGCAAAGTTggtgttgatttcatcatcaatgttttgaattttaagTAAGTGAATTTTAACTGACAAAATGGGTAGGCCTAATTGATGAACAAAGCAAAGTTAATGCTCTTATAATAAGTTCCACTCTATTGGCAGGGTTGACAAACCTGGGGGTACGACATGTTTCCAGAGCAGTAGCTGTTGAGAGAGATAAGATATGAAGGCGTGACGGacggacacacacacacacacacacgcacacacacacacacgcacacacacagacaccatGACCAGAAACAATATGGTTCCCGATCTTACTGGATCGGGAACCATAACAAACCATGCTTTAGGTTGTTGTCATGAAATAAGAATCATTCCACTGAACTACTACGTCTTCAGTGGTGATAGTTGGTCACATGTGCGCAACCCTGCTTAAGGAGGTTGATACCCAGATTTTGGACTCCACCTACGGAGTCCATAAGTTACAATGTGCGGAGGCTTTGGGACGTGCAAACAATGTCCACAGCTAGTATAGAATTGGGTTctatacctcctgctacaccagcaacaggttatgtgaacgacaggggaccaagttgtgaaagacaggggctgttcctcctgctacacccgCCGCCATAGCAGTGAAAGGCTAATTTATCAGCCATATGGTGTAAGAGACAGGAACTGGACCCCCGTCTTCATCAGCCAAGGTTGTAGAGAAAGGGGGCTGCTTCACGTGCCATTGGTTGTGGGAGACAAGGCACTAGACATTGTATATCATGCGTcatcagccacaggttgtgaaataCAGGGGAACAAGTTTCGCAAGATATGTGGTCCTCATGCTACACCAAACGCTATGTTTGAACGACAGGGGAATATTCCTTCTGCTACACTTGGAGCTGTCACTGTCCCGTACTGCCCCTCACTCCACTAATGTGCACTATTGCTGATGCTTGCTGAATTTCTTCAGCAGATACAGGTTGTAAGAGACAGGGTAGTATTCGCCTGCGACACCAACCACAGGTTGTTAAATACTGATGGGGCAATAAACTTAACGATGACAGAGCTGATGCCTGCTGCATTTATTCACCAGATAAAGGTTGTAAGAGATAGGGTAGTATTCACCTGCGACACCAGCCGCAAGTTGTTAAATACTGATGGGGCAACAAACTGAACGATGACAGAGCGCCTGCTACAAAGGCCACTATTTGAGAAAGACTGTGACTATTCCTCCTACCACAGTGGTCGCTGATTGTGAAAGACAACGGACTGTATCACCGGTTGTGAAAGGCTGGGGTTTATACCTTATGCTTCATCAGCCACAGGCTCCGAGAGACAGGGACCTGAATCTCTTGCTATACAATAGCCACAGGTTTTGTAACGACAGGGTCCACTTTATCTgccactggttgtgaaagacaagatATTACACATCAAGCGTCGCCAGTTTCAGGTTGTGATCGAGAAACAGTGGACCAAGTTGGGAAAAATAGGTGTTCCTCTTGCTGCACCAGCCGCAATGTGTCAGCGACAGGGTATTcattctgctacaccagcagCAGGTTGCAAAAGACAGCAGGGCCCATTCTTTCTGCTACACCtgtcgcaagttgtgaaagaccaggAACTATTTCTCCAGATAGAAATCGGGACTattttctcctgctacaccagccaccggTTGTGACAGATGGTTTACTATGTCTCCCAAGATGATGGTGCCATTATTTTGATGCGTTTGAACTGGTTTGAATGTGTCTGATACTGCTATGGTATATTCCTCAAGAAACCCAGTTTGTATGTGTGAACTGGCTGTGATTAATTCAGCTCTTGTTATGTCTCCCAAGATGTCCGGTTGATGGGTCTTAAGTAGTTGTGACCATTCCTTGTGGCAGAATGATTTGAGGCTTGTGTAGCACGTACCAATATCCCCATGTCGTCAGTTGTTCACAACTTTCCCCCAGTCTCTCACAACCTGCAGCTGATGGAGCACGAGGACTAGTTGTCAGTATTTCACAACTTGCGGCAAGTGTCGCAGGAGGAATACCCTCATGTCTTTAATAACTTAATTGGTCCCCTCTCCAACACATCCCGTAGTAAGAGACGTACACAAGAGTAATAGATCCTTTCCTCTCAGAATCTGTGGCTGGTGCAGCAGGAGGTGTAGTCCAACACAAGCGGCTGTGTGTAATCCCAGGTCTTTAGCAACCaatgactggtgtagcagaaggaagagtctcatgttcttttaaatcaATGGGTCCACTGTCTCCCACAACCTGTTGCTAGAGACGCTAGAGCTATGGTCACTGGTCTCGCATAGCCTGTGgctagtgtagcaggaggtatagTGCTCTATGTCTCACAACCTACGTCCTTCACAACCGGTGGTATTGTCCCTTGTCTTCACAAGAAGCGGCTAGTGCAGCCGGTCGACAATAGCCGCTGTCTTTCACGATGTCGTCACATCCCATGTCGTTTACAACTGGTGTGGCTGGTTAAGCGGGAAGTATGGTGCCATATCTGTCACAGCCTGCGGGCTGGTGTAGTAAGAGGAATACTACGTGTAGTTCCCTGTTCTTTGCAAATGTTAGCTGCTGAAGTAAGTGGTATATAGTCCTAtgggactggtgtagcaggaggaaatGTCTTcggtctttcacagcttggTGGCCTGCAGTTTCTTACAACGTGTTTCTGGTGAGCAGGAGGTGTAGTCGCAATTCGTTCAACCTGTAGCTGATGACTCATAATGTACATGTCTTGTCTCTCACAACTGATGGCACATGAAGCAGCCTCTCTCTCTACAACCTGTGGCTGGCATAGACGAGTGTTCAGTTCCCTATCGCTCACAccctgtggctggtgaagcgGGAGGTATAAACCcaatgtctttcacaacttactCTCGTGTCTCCCacgctggtgaagcaggaggtattGTCCAAGACAGCAAGCATCAGTTGGCCAATGGTGGCAAAAGAATGGAGCGAGGAGCAGCGTGCGGGGCAGTGGAAAAAGGCCCCTGGTGGCCTACTGCTGTGGACCATGACCACAGTTGGTCCACTGATCTGTGCCCCATACAAGCCTCCGTTGGCCACCGATTCTTTTTGTCAGGGTGATTTCCTGATCAAGTATCGGTAGGAGAGACCCAGGTGGTGACTGTCTATTGACCTACCTTGGGTTCAGACGGTCCAATGAGGAGAATCTGCTTGTCTTCCACGAGGCTGGAAGCATGGCGAGCAGCAGCTGAACCAATAACGCCAGCGCCAACCACACAGACATCATAGACTGTCCGAGACATCTTGAACTAGAGCAAGGACTGGCGTAGCGAAAGAAAAACCGTCCCGTTTGGAATGAATATTGTATTAAATGATCAAACGGTCTTTCGTTGCATGATAGCGCACCTGTCTTATGGTGGAACATGTATATGAATATCAGACAGGTTGCGTGCACGACTTATCATGATTTGCGATGACTGTACAACAAAATGACTCATAATAATGACCCAGTTAGACGCTTTACTATCACATGTATATACCTATGTTGTGGTGGTTGTTCGTAGTTGTGACAACGCCGGCAACATAGGCCTACGTGTATATAAAGTTCATCTATATACAACAGCCAGCCTGTCTTGACATTGAGTTACACCGGCGTGCTTTATTTATCATTATACTAGACAGCATGGAGTTCCATCTGTTGTGTTGACTATTATTGCAAATAAAGCATGACCTTGTCTCGTCGTTGGAGACTCTGTTTCTGACAGTGTATATGTTAGGAGCTATCAACCGATTTGCGGTATCGATTGATCgcgcagcgccatctatggaTCTGTCGTTTGTGCAAGCATCGATCGATGGGTCAGCGCGATCTATCGATGGGTTGTATAATGGATACTGGGATTGGACAGGAGTGCGTGATGAGGGCCGTGCGTGGGTCTGCATGCGGGATGTGCTCGAGGGGCGGAGTAGGGGGTTGGGCGGAGCTCCTTTGATTAAAGTGATACCCAAGGCCAGGAAGACCCATCACTTGAAATTCCCTTTTCTTCACCCAGTGTCTGAAGTGAGCATCCACTTTCACGTTGACATCGAGGAGATATATATAATTTAGATGAATTGAGATGAATATAATCTATATAATTTCAACGTCGCAACACACTTTACGATACAACTTCGAGTGAGCATCATTTCATGCATTTCTTTTGATGACAATAAATTCAGTCTTATATGTAGAATATTTTCAATTTATCTTTATAACGTCTCTCTCTGGTCATTATATGCGACACGTGCACAAAGAAAATGTTCGTTTTCAATATCACAAAGACAGATACGGTTCTGCAGAGCTATTCCCCGATATCGTCCTATTTCAATACTAATTGGAAAAGAACCGTTTCGTAATCGAGCgccaattgatatacttgggGGATGGTTGTCTCGAGACAAACAGACTAGTATTCATGATCAGGAAGACAAGGAGCATCCATcaagtacgtacgcactgatGGGGGGTCAATGAAAAACCGTACACTATGCGTACGGGGGAGGAGGAATATAGTCTTGTGTACGTACGTAACATAAaccattttctgaacaaatcagaaaatgCTCAAATGATAGATTACCGTAATAATCAAGGGAATCATACTGGTTTTTCACACGAGGCCGGAACTTGACTGTTTTGATGTCACCCCACTACGAGGTTTATAGCGGTTTCCCAACGTGTGTGCCAGGTCAGCGTTATCCGCAGTCCGCCGCCGATCCGACTGTGGCGCCGCAGGAAGGAAAAATAGGCAACAGTGGTCTCTAGGCTTACGCTGGTTCAGGGGGAGGGGTTTGAGGCAATGCGTAAAAGGGCATACAGGGGGAGGTGGTCTAAAATCGGCAttttcgtgcgtacgtacttaattgATGCTCCCCTAGAGTATTCCAGTGAACCGGATTGGAGAATGTAAAGACCAACTGAGCAGTCAAAATGGTCATATTGCTAAATGTTGTTGAGGACAACATCCACCCAACACTGTGTCTGGTCAGAATAAGACAGAATGCGCTACAATTTTACAGGCTGTATACCACAAATTTGTTTATTCTTAGCCAAATATTACAATGTTCTCGTTCAAAACTTTGTACAAATGTTGTGATATTGTACAGAGAAACAATGCTGAATGCACAAACATGCTACGATTTTCATTTCACTCTCATTCTCATCCAAGAGGAGAGCTCCAGTTAAGTCTTCACAGGGAATTGGCCCTTAAAGCAATCAACTAACCTTAACTGGAACACCAATCTTTCCAAATTGTTCTCAGCACAGCATGTCATTTGAGAAAAAGACTGTGAGAGACTGGGTCCCAGTTTCATGTATGAGCAACAATCCACAGGATCAAAACTACTGAAGGCATCTTGATCCAATTCCAGTGACACAGGTTAATCTGAAGAAAGTCTAGAATCATACATGTCTGTACAGCATATTCCAAAAGTAATGC is drawn from Lineus longissimus chromosome 1, tnLinLong1.2, whole genome shotgun sequence and contains these coding sequences:
- the LOC135489070 gene encoding monomeric sarcosine oxidase-like, translating into MSRTVYDVCVVGAGVIGSAAARHASSLVEDKQILLIGPSEPKDRSSTDLFAAHYDEGRLTRQAPPDAIRGLMTQRSIERYRDIEDASGVSFFDECGFLQIGPDGEASMNKSRKVAEHPQIKLKYRDFGAVEAGKKFPYIHFRAGEVGLHSEKNSGNINPRKLLQAQLTLAERNGCAVVDDSVVSISPPSRDGGLYEILTGRGHSYLARNVLLATGAFTCSRDLLPKNKTPDIINLKKTVILVEISEEEYQAKLTTMPTMVVYRMNPNDKRDKKYWTYIMKPLRYSDGKLYIKLGGWGDRKAPEANTSQELSDWYRIRGDPVIAKELMTIWRDVFPGLKPGNVVMDGCVTSHTPNDRPYIDMVQPGLGVAIAGCATGAMCSDELGRIAARMILKKSWDEDYPRDEFKYRVKPRVEVESKL